The following proteins are co-located in the Mesorhizobium sp. M1E.F.Ca.ET.045.02.1.1 genome:
- a CDS encoding proline/glycine betaine ABC transporter permease → MLDADDLAIFPVDEWIADAVQWVALHLRPLFIAIKWPVENLLSFNDYTLHEIPFPIFVVLVFLTAYRLAGIGIAVFSAISLVVIAAIGVWTEAMTTLSLITTAIVFCTAIGVPTGIWCACNDKVWSVVRPVLDIMQTTPTFVYLVPVVMLFGVGTVPGEVAVVTAAAPPLIRFTNLGIRMVEQEMVEAGLAFGADKGQLLWEIQLPLAIPTILGGLNQTVLTAMVMSVVVAMIGAEGLGLVVLQGLGRLDVGRAAVGGIAIVLLAMMLDRITQQLAQPTDRKRRSVLHYLFNLFKGERSHEAMVTTAANRTH, encoded by the coding sequence ATGCTTGATGCCGATGATCTAGCCATCTTTCCGGTGGACGAGTGGATTGCAGACGCCGTCCAATGGGTCGCGCTCCACCTCCGTCCACTGTTTATTGCAATCAAGTGGCCGGTCGAAAACCTGTTGTCGTTCAACGATTACACACTGCACGAAATTCCGTTTCCGATCTTCGTCGTTCTGGTGTTCTTGACCGCCTATCGGCTTGCCGGCATCGGCATCGCGGTGTTCAGCGCCATCTCACTTGTCGTGATCGCAGCCATCGGGGTGTGGACCGAGGCCATGACAACGCTTTCGCTGATTACCACGGCCATCGTGTTTTGCACGGCCATCGGCGTGCCGACCGGCATCTGGTGTGCTTGTAACGACAAGGTCTGGAGCGTGGTGCGGCCGGTGCTCGACATTATGCAGACCACACCGACATTCGTTTACCTCGTACCGGTCGTCATGCTGTTCGGCGTCGGCACAGTGCCAGGCGAAGTGGCGGTCGTAACAGCCGCTGCACCGCCGCTCATCCGCTTCACCAACCTGGGTATTCGCATGGTTGAGCAGGAAATGGTCGAAGCAGGTCTCGCCTTCGGCGCCGATAAGGGCCAGCTTCTGTGGGAAATACAGCTGCCGTTGGCTATCCCCACCATTCTCGGAGGACTGAACCAGACCGTGCTGACTGCGATGGTGATGTCCGTAGTCGTCGCCATGATCGGCGCGGAAGGCCTTGGCCTTGTGGTTCTCCAAGGCCTCGGACGTCTCGATGTCGGTCGCGCCGCCGTCGGTGGCATCGCCATCGTCCTGCTCGCCATGATGCTTGATCGAATCACCCAGCAGCTTGCCCAGCCGACCGACCGCAAGCGCAGGTCGGTGCTGCACTACCTTTTCAATCTTTTCAAGGGCGAGCGATCGCACGAGGCCATGGTAACAACCGCAGCGAACCGCACGCATTGA
- a CDS encoding glycine betaine/L-proline ABC transporter ATP-binding protein — MTLLATGADKARVLAETDAVVGLNNVSLSVPSGAIYMVMGLSGSGKSTLARCINRLNEPTAGKILLDDIDIVPLREDALRELRRTRISMVFQHFALLPNKSVIENAEFGLKLRGVSAAQRRRRAEEVLAIVGLAKWAYHRPHELSGGMRQRVGLARALATDADVLIMDEAFSALDPLIRTEMQDELLRLQRTLKKTILFITHDFQEALKLGTRIAIMSEGELVREGTPQSIVLEPGSDYVAAFTREVDRSRLFDARSVMRTGSTVSGDGSAWIVGDAEHPEAMSFAIDASNRIVGCLDAAALQQVKAGKPVDAFLTRDFVAVSGATKLVDVAGLYQSGKAMAVIDEDGCFLGMLEPEHILGRIASAARSPAPASMGGHNA; from the coding sequence ATGACGCTGCTCGCCACCGGCGCGGATAAGGCTCGTGTCCTTGCGGAGACCGACGCCGTCGTCGGTCTGAACAACGTCTCGCTTTCCGTTCCCTCGGGCGCCATCTACATGGTCATGGGCCTTTCGGGGTCCGGCAAATCGACGCTGGCGCGTTGCATCAACCGGCTGAACGAACCAACGGCAGGCAAGATCCTGCTCGACGATATCGACATCGTGCCGCTGCGCGAGGACGCGCTTCGCGAATTGCGGCGCACGCGCATCTCCATGGTCTTCCAGCATTTTGCCTTGTTGCCAAACAAATCGGTGATCGAAAATGCCGAATTCGGCCTGAAGTTGCGTGGCGTTTCCGCCGCGCAGCGACGAAGGCGCGCTGAAGAGGTGCTGGCGATCGTCGGTCTCGCCAAATGGGCCTATCATCGCCCGCATGAACTCTCCGGCGGCATGCGCCAGCGTGTCGGCTTGGCGCGGGCCCTGGCGACCGATGCCGACGTCCTCATAATGGACGAAGCCTTCAGCGCCCTTGACCCGCTGATCAGGACCGAGATGCAGGATGAGTTGCTGCGGCTGCAGCGCACGCTGAAGAAGACCATCCTCTTCATCACTCATGACTTCCAGGAGGCGCTGAAACTCGGAACGCGCATCGCCATCATGTCCGAAGGCGAGTTGGTGCGCGAGGGAACACCGCAATCGATCGTGCTCGAACCAGGCAGCGATTATGTCGCCGCCTTCACGCGCGAAGTCGATCGGTCGCGATTGTTTGACGCACGGTCGGTGATGCGCACCGGTTCGACGGTGTCGGGCGATGGTTCGGCATGGATCGTCGGCGACGCCGAGCATCCCGAGGCCATGAGTTTTGCCATCGACGCGTCAAACCGCATCGTCGGCTGTCTCGATGCTGCAGCTCTGCAACAGGTAAAGGCTGGCAAGCCGGTCGATGCCTTTTTGACGCGTGATTTCGTCGCGGTGAGCGGCGCCACCAAGCTCGTGGATGTCGCTGGCTTGTATCAGAGCGGCAAGGCAATGGCGGTCATTGACGAGGACGGCTGCTTCCTCGGCATGCTTGAACCCGAACATATCCTTGGACGGATCGCCTCGGCGGCGAGATCGCCAGCGCCTGCTTCGATGGGAGGCCACAATGCTTGA
- a CDS encoding NIPSNAP family protein has protein sequence MIVEERIYRIRSGKTSEYLKLVREEGLAIQEPILGGLIGYFVTEVGALNQVVHLWRYADFADRVARRRTLSEDSRWRVFIPKLTALIESAENRILLPTDFSPLQ, from the coding sequence ATGATCGTTGAAGAGCGTATCTATCGCATAAGATCGGGCAAAACCTCCGAATATCTGAAGCTTGTGCGCGAGGAGGGGCTGGCAATCCAGGAACCGATTCTCGGCGGACTGATCGGCTATTTCGTCACCGAGGTCGGGGCGCTGAACCAGGTGGTCCATCTGTGGCGATATGCCGATTTCGCCGATCGCGTCGCGCGCCGGCGCACGTTGTCGGAAGATTCGCGCTGGCGGGTCTTCATTCCGAAACTGACGGCGCTGATCGAAAGCGCGGAAAACCGTATCCTTCTGCCGACCGATTTTTCGCCACTCCAATAG
- a CDS encoding alpha/beta fold hydrolase translates to MTDTQRHTVGDVVLNYRVDGNGAEPLVLIHGVGSYLEAWSGVVERLKHRFTILTFDLRGHGNSSRVKGRYEIDDFVAETLALADSVGFDRFHLAGFSLGGLIAQRLALTHLPRIQRLILLSTVAGRTPEERERVLARLAALRSGEPGSHYDASLSRWLTEDFQKKNPDLIATLRQRNSQNDPDCYASAYRVLAETDFGGFLDQIRCPTLIATGEEDAGSNPRMARYMHERIPGSDLRVLPGLRHSILTEAPDLVASMMADFLTVPETVK, encoded by the coding sequence ATGACTGATACGCAGCGTCATACGGTCGGAGATGTGGTCCTGAACTATAGGGTTGACGGCAATGGGGCAGAGCCGCTGGTGCTCATCCACGGTGTCGGTTCCTACCTTGAAGCCTGGAGCGGGGTCGTCGAGCGGCTGAAGCATCGGTTCACCATCCTGACGTTCGACCTACGGGGTCACGGAAACTCGTCGCGCGTCAAAGGCCGCTACGAGATCGACGATTTCGTTGCCGAAACACTTGCGTTGGCGGACAGTGTCGGCTTCGACCGTTTCCATCTGGCCGGTTTTTCGCTTGGCGGGTTGATCGCACAGCGGTTGGCACTGACGCATCTTCCGCGCATTCAGCGCCTGATTCTCCTCTCGACGGTCGCGGGACGCACGCCCGAGGAGCGGGAGCGCGTTCTCGCCCGCCTCGCCGCTCTTCGCAGCGGCGAACCGGGATCGCACTATGACGCATCCCTGTCGCGTTGGCTGACTGAGGATTTCCAGAAGAAGAATCCCGATCTGATCGCAACGCTTAGGCAGCGAAATTCTCAGAACGATCCGGACTGTTACGCTTCTGCCTACCGGGTTCTCGCTGAGACCGACTTCGGCGGTTTTCTCGACCAGATTCGCTGCCCGACGTTGATTGCAACCGGCGAGGAGGATGCCGGCTCCAATCCGCGCATGGCAAGATATATGCATGAGCGCATCCCAGGCTCCGATCTCCGCGTCCTTCCGGGGCTGCGGCATTCAATCCTGACGGAAGCACCCGATCTCGTCGCATCGATGATGGCGGATTTTTTGACCGTGCCGGAGACCGTGAAATGA
- a CDS encoding LLM class flavin-dependent oxidoreductase yields the protein MKFAVSLGMERFSPETSMTAVMDNLLQLAKIADAGGFETIWTPEHHTIECTISPNPFQILTWLSQHTSRIRLGTATLAAAYWNPIRLAGEAALCDHLTNGRLEFGIARGAYQYEFDRMAPGVQQQEGVGYMKELVPAVQKLWAGDYAHEGQYWNFPRATSVPKPLQKGGPRIWVAARDPGTFDWAIGIGANILSTPLSLPAAEIGVLASKFNKAVADHPEVKRPKFMMQRRTCVYDRVDDWNLAVEHSMNYGRYFENLMQNIGTVKNGFPEAVPFESVKGRDNYNPENIHKNLMFGTPDEVIEKLLDYEAAGVDQYCLGLSFNLPFELQKKTLRLFTDEVMPFFAQRERETQQLAAAGY from the coding sequence ATGAAATTTGCCGTCTCATTGGGCATGGAGCGTTTCTCGCCAGAAACCTCGATGACGGCCGTAATGGACAATCTGCTGCAACTTGCCAAAATCGCGGACGCCGGCGGGTTTGAGACGATCTGGACGCCGGAGCACCACACAATCGAGTGCACGATATCACCCAATCCGTTTCAGATCCTCACGTGGCTATCCCAGCATACGAGCCGTATCCGCCTGGGAACGGCAACGCTTGCCGCCGCCTATTGGAATCCAATCCGTCTCGCTGGCGAAGCCGCACTGTGCGATCACCTTACGAACGGGCGCCTGGAATTCGGCATCGCCCGCGGCGCCTATCAGTACGAGTTCGACCGAATGGCGCCGGGCGTCCAGCAGCAGGAGGGCGTCGGCTACATGAAGGAACTGGTGCCAGCGGTCCAGAAGCTTTGGGCCGGTGACTATGCGCATGAGGGCCAGTACTGGAATTTTCCGCGAGCGACCTCGGTGCCGAAGCCGCTGCAGAAGGGAGGTCCTCGCATCTGGGTCGCCGCCCGCGATCCTGGCACCTTCGACTGGGCGATCGGCATCGGCGCCAACATCCTCTCCACGCCGCTCTCGCTTCCGGCGGCGGAAATCGGCGTGCTCGCCAGCAAGTTCAACAAGGCGGTCGCCGATCATCCCGAGGTGAAACGCCCAAAATTCATGATGCAGCGGCGCACTTGTGTCTACGACAGGGTCGACGACTGGAATCTCGCCGTCGAGCACAGCATGAACTATGGTCGCTATTTCGAAAACCTCATGCAGAACATTGGCACCGTGAAGAACGGTTTCCCGGAGGCCGTGCCCTTCGAAAGCGTTAAGGGCCGCGACAACTACAACCCGGAAAATATCCACAAGAACCTGATGTTCGGAACGCCCGACGAAGTGATCGAGAAGCTGCTCGACTACGAAGCAGCTGGCGTCGATCAATATTGTCTCGGCCTCAGCTTCAACCTGCCCTTCGAACTGCAGAAGAAGACGCTTCGCCTGTTCACAGACGAGGTCATGCCCTTCTTTGCGCAACGCGAGCGCGAAACCCAGCAACTGGCCGCGGCAGGGTATTAG
- a CDS encoding aldehyde dehydrogenase, with the protein MKTTVKSLEGMRLNLFIDGRFVEPTSGRYLDSFDPTTAEAWYQFAEADANDVRLAVEAAQKAFVNPAWRRMTQTDRGKLVRKLADLVLANADDLALIETRDNGKLIKEMRVQMRSIPDSYTYFAGMADKLQGDTIPVNKLDQLNFNMREPIGVVGMITPWNSPLMMLTGTLAPCLAIGNTIVIKPSEHATASTLALAELIMEAGFPAGVVNVVSGTGAVTGDALTRQKGIAKYVFTGSTDTGRKIAANAATNLAQCQMELGGKSPHVIFSDVDIEKAVNGVVSGVFAAAGQTCVAGSRCFVEASVYDRFIEALVQRTNRITVGHPLEDKTDIGPLALSAQLTKVESYVASGVKEGARIASGGNRPQAEELARGWYFEPTVMIDAKNDMSFMRDELFGPVVGVMPFSSEEDMIELANDTRYGLASGIWTQNIDRAMRFANRIDAGTVWINTYRSAACMSANGGFKESGYGRRGGFDVMREFSRAKNVVIDYSGAMQDPFVIRLR; encoded by the coding sequence ATGAAGACGACGGTGAAATCGCTCGAGGGAATGCGCCTCAACCTCTTTATCGACGGCCGGTTTGTCGAACCGACATCCGGTCGCTACCTGGACAGTTTCGACCCGACCACCGCGGAGGCCTGGTATCAGTTTGCGGAAGCCGACGCCAACGATGTGCGACTGGCGGTTGAGGCGGCGCAAAAGGCATTCGTCAATCCTGCCTGGCGACGTATGACGCAGACCGATCGCGGAAAGCTGGTGCGCAAGCTGGCCGATCTGGTTCTTGCCAATGCCGACGACCTGGCGCTGATCGAAACACGCGACAATGGGAAGTTGATCAAAGAAATGCGGGTGCAGATGCGCTCGATCCCGGACTCTTACACTTACTTTGCCGGCATGGCTGACAAACTGCAGGGCGATACGATCCCGGTCAACAAGCTGGACCAGCTCAACTTCAACATGCGCGAACCGATCGGCGTCGTCGGCATGATCACACCCTGGAACTCGCCGCTGATGATGTTGACAGGAACGCTCGCTCCCTGTTTGGCGATTGGCAACACCATCGTCATCAAGCCTTCCGAGCACGCGACGGCCTCGACGCTGGCCTTGGCCGAGCTAATCATGGAAGCGGGGTTTCCGGCCGGCGTTGTCAACGTCGTCTCGGGAACGGGTGCGGTAACCGGCGACGCGCTGACGCGGCAAAAGGGCATCGCAAAATACGTCTTCACCGGCAGCACGGATACCGGCCGTAAAATTGCTGCTAACGCGGCGACCAACCTTGCGCAGTGCCAGATGGAACTCGGCGGCAAATCTCCCCACGTGATCTTTTCCGACGTTGATATCGAAAAGGCCGTTAATGGGGTCGTTTCGGGCGTCTTCGCAGCTGCGGGCCAGACCTGCGTCGCCGGCTCGCGCTGCTTCGTGGAGGCCAGCGTCTACGACCGCTTCATCGAAGCGTTGGTGCAACGCACCAACCGCATCACCGTCGGCCACCCATTGGAGGACAAGACGGATATCGGCCCGCTGGCCCTGTCGGCGCAGCTGACAAAAGTTGAGTCCTACGTTGCTTCGGGCGTCAAGGAAGGGGCACGGATCGCGTCAGGCGGCAACCGTCCTCAGGCGGAAGAACTCGCCCGCGGCTGGTATTTCGAGCCGACCGTCATGATCGACGCCAAGAACGATATGTCCTTCATGCGCGATGAGCTTTTCGGACCGGTCGTTGGTGTCATGCCCTTTTCCTCGGAAGAAGACATGATCGAACTCGCCAACGACACACGCTACGGCCTCGCGTCCGGGATCTGGACCCAGAATATCGACCGGGCGATGCGCTTCGCCAACCGGATCGATGCGGGTACCGTTTGGATCAACACCTACCGGTCAGCAGCCTGCATGTCCGCAAATGGCGGCTTCAAGGAAAGTGGTTACGGCAGGCGTGGCGGTTTCGACGTCATGCGCGAGTTCTCCAGGGCAAAAAATGTCGTCATCGACTATTCCGGCGCCATGCAGGATCCCTTTGTCATTCGACTGCGCTGA
- a CDS encoding flavin reductase translates to MLTTGIAKIPTAIDPIALRRAFGTFVTGVTIITTRDTDGDPRGMTANSFTSVSLDPPLLLVCVAKSASSFAAFTTADSFAVNLLHEGQVDISAIFASKSPDKFQSVNHDRVHTGAPILTDSLTWFDCTIYNRVDAGDHVILIGQVQAFGTSPSAPLGFCRGRYASVKDPLPSGWLASHNMIIGYLIEASGEILLRADGSGGWALPTAKRRKAGSELPLDYGKSLKLLSDNTFLYSIFDVADCDPGYLIYRARLADGGQGRDLPEDLRFFAIDKLPYDLIPTRELRAMLRRYVRERKQERFGIYVDSGDGGRLAMIEGEARSWHQAIQD, encoded by the coding sequence ATGTTGACCACGGGAATCGCAAAGATTCCGACGGCCATAGACCCAATCGCGTTGCGTCGGGCTTTCGGAACCTTTGTCACCGGCGTCACCATCATCACAACGCGGGACACGGACGGCGATCCGCGCGGCATGACGGCTAATTCCTTCACCTCGGTTTCGCTCGATCCGCCGCTGCTGCTGGTCTGCGTCGCAAAATCGGCGTCAAGCTTTGCTGCCTTTACGACGGCGGATTCCTTTGCGGTAAACCTGCTACATGAGGGACAGGTCGACATCTCGGCGATCTTCGCCTCGAAATCCCCCGATAAATTCCAGTCCGTCAATCACGACCGCGTTCATACCGGCGCGCCAATCTTGACGGACAGCCTTACCTGGTTCGACTGCACGATCTACAACAGGGTCGACGCAGGCGATCATGTCATCCTGATCGGCCAGGTGCAGGCTTTCGGTACGAGCCCTTCAGCACCGCTCGGCTTTTGCCGCGGCCGATACGCCAGCGTCAAGGATCCGCTGCCGTCCGGCTGGCTGGCCTCGCACAACATGATCATCGGTTATCTGATCGAAGCCAGCGGTGAGATCCTGCTGCGAGCGGATGGAAGCGGTGGCTGGGCTCTGCCAACGGCCAAACGCCGTAAGGCCGGCAGCGAACTGCCGCTCGACTACGGCAAATCCCTCAAGCTGCTGTCGGATAACACCTTTCTTTACTCGATCTTCGATGTTGCCGACTGCGACCCCGGTTATTTGATCTATCGCGCCCGACTTGCCGATGGCGGACAAGGGCGCGACCTGCCGGAAGACTTGCGGTTCTTTGCCATTGACAAGCTGCCCTATGACCTCATCCCGACCCGGGAATTGCGGGCGATGCTCCGCCGCTATGTCCGCGAGCGCAAGCAGGAACGCTTTGGCATCTACGTGGATTCCGGCGACGGCGGGCGACTGGCAATGATCGAGGGCGAGGCCCGTTCGTGGCATCAGGCCATTCAAGACTAA
- a CDS encoding helix-turn-helix domain-containing protein produces the protein MDRKAQISVLKDVASEINSGGDLVMILKHLVFAACRHANWTLGSIMSIDAAHGYAHVMVRYDPTLIERTLPDRWELATSPSLIALKRNEPVYIRDVRESEEFPGYRREAFERDYRTVLVMPMNCSDFEGRPMVLSVVSRDIMEVPEEDLAFLGMIVHLGAIAIEREQRLEAERQAGDRLQKALKAHTSLLEHVLADGSVSSLSAMVGSLLPNPVVVVDFTANQIIAGRSPSEVQFDDAAWQSAAAGPLSRQLGKAARDTIERGGNSGATLFLDDGSSRLNLAARIEPLTVDRQLVGALIVFSTSRAFSDLDQLLLDSAKFALSVQMMRSFIRFRFETRTQTELFFEVVERRWRDAADVQQRAQRLGINFMTTQQIVVVDFPESAKNLGGTSVDLHHSLARIMQQASVPACVVAIDGGLVCLIPYDEVWKQERTSKLMRRIAADLGQYFDEEPIVIASNACATLTDYPLAWDRCSRMIAIARSFGRTGALSGQDFGPLPMLVAAAGVDDVRAFVQESVGAIAAHDRQHGTPYLKTLSTYLREGCRSGACADAMGLHVTTLRYRLSRIEEMFGIDVETPERRFAIELAIHLHGVTEGRSLAEDQST, from the coding sequence GTGGACAGGAAGGCGCAAATCTCGGTTCTCAAAGATGTCGCGAGTGAGATCAATTCCGGCGGCGATCTTGTCATGATCCTGAAGCACTTGGTTTTCGCCGCCTGCCGCCATGCAAACTGGACGCTCGGTTCGATCATGTCGATCGATGCCGCTCATGGTTATGCCCATGTGATGGTTCGATATGATCCGACGTTGATCGAGCGAACGCTCCCTGACCGTTGGGAACTGGCGACGAGCCCCTCGCTGATCGCCTTGAAGCGGAACGAGCCGGTCTATATCCGCGACGTGCGCGAATCCGAGGAGTTTCCAGGTTATCGCCGCGAAGCTTTCGAGCGAGATTACCGTACCGTCCTCGTCATGCCTATGAACTGCAGCGACTTCGAGGGCCGGCCAATGGTGCTGAGCGTTGTGTCGCGGGATATCATGGAGGTCCCGGAAGAGGATTTGGCGTTTCTGGGTATGATCGTCCATCTCGGCGCCATCGCGATCGAGAGGGAGCAGCGGCTGGAAGCCGAACGGCAGGCCGGAGACAGGTTGCAAAAGGCGCTCAAGGCGCACACCTCCCTACTTGAACACGTGCTTGCAGACGGCTCAGTTTCTTCATTGTCGGCGATGGTCGGCAGCCTGCTGCCCAATCCGGTCGTCGTCGTCGATTTTACTGCGAACCAGATTATCGCCGGCCGCTCGCCAAGCGAGGTGCAGTTCGATGATGCCGCTTGGCAATCAGCAGCGGCCGGTCCGCTGAGCCGACAACTGGGAAAGGCAGCACGCGATACAATTGAGCGGGGCGGCAACAGCGGGGCGACGCTTTTTCTCGATGACGGCAGCTCCCGGCTCAATCTCGCCGCCCGCATCGAGCCCTTGACGGTCGACCGCCAACTTGTCGGGGCATTGATCGTCTTTTCCACGTCGCGTGCCTTCAGCGATCTGGACCAGTTGCTGCTTGACAGCGCCAAGTTCGCGCTCAGCGTCCAAATGATGCGCAGTTTCATCCGATTCCGTTTCGAAACCCGCACACAGACCGAGCTTTTCTTCGAGGTGGTGGAGCGGCGTTGGCGCGACGCGGCAGATGTCCAGCAGCGAGCCCAGCGGCTCGGCATCAATTTCATGACGACTCAGCAAATCGTCGTCGTCGACTTTCCCGAGAGCGCGAAGAATCTTGGCGGAACGTCCGTCGATCTGCATCACAGTCTCGCTCGTATCATGCAGCAAGCTTCCGTTCCCGCGTGCGTCGTGGCCATCGATGGCGGGCTGGTGTGCCTCATTCCCTATGACGAGGTCTGGAAACAGGAGCGGACATCGAAACTGATGCGGCGCATCGCAGCGGATCTTGGCCAATATTTTGACGAAGAACCGATCGTCATCGCCAGCAACGCCTGTGCCACCCTTACGGATTATCCGTTGGCTTGGGATCGCTGCAGCCGCATGATTGCCATCGCCCGTTCGTTCGGTCGCACCGGTGCGCTGTCCGGGCAGGATTTTGGGCCGTTGCCGATGCTCGTAGCGGCCGCGGGTGTCGACGACGTACGCGCTTTCGTTCAGGAAAGCGTCGGCGCCATCGCCGCCCATGACCGCCAGCATGGCACGCCCTATCTGAAAACGCTGTCGACTTATCTGAGGGAGGGCTGCCGCAGTGGCGCCTGCGCCGATGCGATGGGCCTGCACGTAACCACGCTGCGCTATCGCCTGTCGCGAATCGAGGAAATGTTCGGCATCGATGTCGAGACGCCAGAGCGGCGCTTTGCCATCGAATTGGCCATTCACCTGCATGGTGTCACGGAAGGTCGTTCTTTGGCTGAAGATCAATCGACCTGA
- a CDS encoding amino acid synthesis family protein: MDLGVRKFCTFIEELFVEGGKKADQPISMVVVAAVLRNPWAGQGFVENLRPEILRLAPGLGAEMTKRLVALLSADKVEAYGKAASVGINGEIEHASALIHTLRFGNMFRTAVDGTTYLSFTNTRNGPGALLSLPMTHKSETGKRSHFLTANFQVPDAPGADEVLIAIGACDGGRAHPRIADRFQDMAEMEAEGQAR, encoded by the coding sequence ATGGATCTCGGAGTGAGAAAGTTCTGCACATTCATCGAGGAATTATTCGTCGAGGGTGGCAAGAAAGCCGACCAACCGATCTCCATGGTGGTGGTCGCAGCCGTGTTGAGGAACCCGTGGGCCGGTCAAGGATTCGTTGAAAATTTGCGACCAGAGATTCTCCGGTTGGCGCCGGGTCTTGGCGCCGAAATGACCAAGCGATTGGTGGCGCTCTTGTCGGCGGATAAGGTCGAGGCTTACGGCAAGGCGGCTTCGGTCGGCATCAATGGCGAGATCGAACATGCATCGGCGCTGATCCATACCTTGCGGTTCGGCAATATGTTCCGCACGGCGGTAGACGGCACGACCTATCTGAGCTTCACGAATACCCGCAACGGGCCAGGCGCCCTTCTTTCCCTGCCGATGACCCACAAGAGCGAAACCGGCAAACGCTCCCACTTCCTGACGGCCAACTTCCAGGTTCCGGACGCACCCGGTGCGGATGAGGTGCTGATCGCCATTGGCGCCTGTGATGGCGGGCGGGCGCATCCACGTATCGCCGACAGGTTCCAGGACATGGCGGAAATGGAAGCTGAGGGGCAGGCACGCTGA
- a CDS encoding glyoxylate/hydroxypyruvate reductase A produces MTFLYDADAERGAEWAALFAERAPEIAFHYCADAVDPRSVKYLGVWHPPTDISAKDPNLEVLFSLGAGVDQFDFDALPAELPVVRMIEPGISDAMAEYVTLAVLALHRDLLAYRVQQATGDWQPLRFRPPGALRIGVLGTGVLAKTSLSALQAFGFQLNAWGRSRQSIGGVECFAGKAEMDKFLGQSDILVCLLPLTSKTARILNGALFAKLPPGAAIVNCGRGGHLVQADLLVALDSGRLSAQFSTVIDL; encoded by the coding sequence ATGACCTTCCTCTATGATGCCGATGCCGAACGCGGCGCCGAGTGGGCAGCGCTCTTTGCCGAACGTGCTCCCGAAATCGCCTTCCACTATTGCGCGGACGCGGTCGACCCGCGTTCGGTGAAGTATCTTGGCGTCTGGCATCCGCCCACAGACATAAGCGCGAAGGACCCGAACCTTGAGGTGCTGTTTTCGCTGGGAGCTGGGGTCGACCAGTTCGATTTCGACGCCTTGCCGGCCGAGTTGCCCGTCGTGCGGATGATCGAGCCGGGCATTTCTGACGCGATGGCAGAATACGTCACGCTGGCAGTACTGGCATTGCATCGTGATCTCCTCGCTTATCGTGTGCAGCAGGCGACCGGCGATTGGCAGCCCTTGCGTTTCCGGCCGCCAGGTGCGTTGCGCATCGGCGTGCTCGGAACCGGGGTGCTCGCGAAGACTTCACTTTCGGCGCTTCAGGCCTTCGGCTTTCAGTTGAACGCCTGGGGCCGGTCTCGCCAGTCGATTGGAGGCGTCGAATGTTTCGCCGGTAAAGCCGAGATGGATAAGTTTCTCGGTCAGAGCGATATCCTCGTTTGCCTGCTGCCGCTGACATCCAAGACGGCCAGAATTCTGAATGGTGCGTTGTTCGCCAAACTCCCGCCCGGCGCGGCGATCGTCAACTGCGGGCGTGGCGGCCATTTGGTGCAGGCCGATCTTCTCGTCGCGCTCGACAGTGGCAGGCTTTCCGCGCAGTTCTCGACGGTTATAGATTTATGA